From the uncultured Trichococcus sp. genome, one window contains:
- a CDS encoding glycoside hydrolase family 3 N-terminal domain-containing protein: MRDVQTQKIEALIGEMTLEEKIGQLQQCGPSLVGAFEVSFEELLDMMFDGRISQEEFGRLMSTAEKDFHEEDLRAGKIGSYNGVGDALTANRLQKIAVEESRLGIPLLFGYDVIHGFRTVTPIPLAESCAWDPELWQQTARMSAEEATAAGIHMTFAPMVDVAKDARWGRVSEGAGEDTLLNGDYGAAKVRGFQGEDLSQADAMAACLKHFAAYGAGEAGKDYNRVDMSEQCLWEEYLPAYKACIDAGARAVMPAFNDLNGVPCTVNEGLLRDVLRDEWGFDGITVSDANAIAECVNHGVVADRQAAAKEALQAGIDMDMTSNVYAENLAGLIEAGDLAEDLLDQAVYRILKLKVELGLFDNPYQTDEEKEKRTLVKPEYRVLAREVATKSMVLLKNEAVLPLNPQQKIAVFGALANDPGQMTGAWAIGAQEDDCVSLVQAMDAQGISYAYHPGIVDGSVATAEINQAAESADVLILAIGEQKEESGEAASKAAISLPAIQLELAETLLRTGKPVVAVLFNGRPLAIPTVAEQVPAILESWHPGIEAGNAILDILYGAVNPSAKLTTTFPFATGQCPLYYDHISTGRPGGKSKFTSKYLDTPLEPVYPFGYGLSYTTFSYSNLQVGTTDDAVRLAVTVTNSGAREGEEIVQCYVQDIVAKRARPVKQLKAYQKVLLQPGELITMEFEVPFEKLGYYDQKMDYTLESGAFRFFVGGNSRDTLSETIQLSFI, encoded by the coding sequence ATGAGGGATGTGCAGACACAAAAAATAGAAGCCTTGATCGGCGAAATGACTTTGGAAGAAAAAATCGGGCAGCTGCAGCAATGCGGACCTTCCCTGGTGGGCGCCTTCGAGGTCAGCTTCGAGGAACTGCTGGACATGATGTTCGACGGACGGATCAGTCAGGAAGAATTCGGCCGGTTGATGAGCACGGCCGAAAAAGACTTCCATGAAGAGGATCTGCGGGCCGGAAAGATCGGTTCGTACAACGGCGTCGGGGATGCGCTGACAGCGAACCGGCTCCAAAAAATAGCCGTGGAGGAAAGCCGTCTGGGCATTCCTTTGCTGTTCGGCTATGATGTGATCCATGGTTTCCGGACGGTGACGCCGATCCCGTTGGCTGAAAGTTGCGCCTGGGATCCGGAACTTTGGCAGCAAACGGCCAGAATGTCTGCGGAAGAGGCTACTGCGGCGGGTATTCACATGACGTTCGCCCCGATGGTGGACGTCGCGAAAGATGCGCGCTGGGGCCGTGTCAGTGAAGGCGCTGGCGAGGATACTCTGCTGAACGGCGACTATGGTGCAGCCAAAGTGAGAGGCTTTCAGGGCGAGGACTTGTCACAAGCGGACGCGATGGCAGCCTGTCTCAAGCACTTTGCGGCTTATGGAGCCGGGGAAGCCGGCAAGGATTACAATCGGGTGGATATGTCCGAGCAATGCTTGTGGGAGGAATATCTGCCTGCTTACAAGGCTTGTATCGATGCTGGGGCGCGTGCGGTCATGCCGGCTTTCAACGATCTGAACGGCGTGCCGTGCACCGTGAACGAGGGGCTGCTGCGGGATGTTTTGCGGGACGAATGGGGCTTCGACGGCATCACGGTGAGCGACGCGAATGCCATCGCTGAATGCGTCAATCATGGCGTCGTCGCGGATCGGCAAGCGGCGGCCAAAGAAGCGCTGCAGGCAGGGATCGATATGGATATGACTTCGAATGTCTACGCCGAAAATCTTGCCGGACTGATCGAGGCCGGCGACCTCGCAGAGGATTTATTGGACCAAGCCGTTTACCGCATCCTCAAGCTTAAAGTCGAACTTGGCTTGTTTGACAATCCTTACCAGACGGATGAAGAAAAAGAAAAACGGACCTTGGTGAAGCCGGAATACCGGGTGCTTGCCCGCGAAGTGGCGACCAAATCGATGGTGCTGCTGAAAAATGAGGCTGTTTTGCCGCTGAATCCGCAGCAAAAAATCGCCGTCTTCGGTGCGCTTGCGAACGATCCGGGCCAGATGACCGGCGCTTGGGCCATCGGGGCGCAGGAAGACGACTGCGTCAGCCTGGTTCAGGCCATGGATGCGCAAGGGATTTCTTACGCCTATCATCCCGGCATTGTCGACGGGAGCGTGGCGACAGCTGAGATCAACCAAGCAGCGGAAAGCGCGGATGTGCTGATTTTGGCAATCGGCGAGCAAAAAGAAGAGAGCGGGGAAGCCGCAAGCAAGGCGGCCATCTCCTTGCCGGCCATCCAACTGGAGCTTGCAGAAACGCTGCTTCGGACAGGGAAACCGGTTGTTGCCGTGCTGTTCAACGGCCGACCGCTGGCGATTCCGACTGTTGCGGAACAGGTGCCTGCAATTCTGGAGTCCTGGCATCCGGGAATCGAAGCCGGGAACGCGATTTTGGATATTCTCTATGGTGCGGTGAATCCGAGCGCAAAATTGACGACAACCTTTCCGTTCGCAACGGGACAATGCCCGCTTTACTATGACCACATTTCCACTGGACGTCCCGGAGGCAAATCCAAATTTACCTCGAAATATTTGGACACGCCGCTTGAACCCGTCTATCCGTTCGGCTACGGTTTGAGCTATACGACGTTTTCGTACAGTAATCTGCAAGTGGGAACAACGGATGATGCGGTCCGTCTTGCGGTGACCGTCACGAATAGCGGTGCGCGTGAAGGCGAAGAAATCGTCCAATGCTACGTGCAAGACATTGTGGCCAAACGGGCGCGTCCGGTCAAGCAGTTGAAAGCCTATCAGAAGGTATTGCTTCAGCCGGGGGAATTGATTACGATGGAATTTGAAGTGCCGTTCGAAAAATTGGGCTACTATGATCAGAAAATGGACTATACTTTGGAATCTGGCGCATTCCGATTTTTTGTCGGCGGAAATTCCAGGGACACCCTTTCGGAAACAATCCAACTATCATTCATTTAA
- a CDS encoding MFS transporter gives MAEKTEATVLVENETNAPKEKVSNLFAWSHATSVSGTAMLIAAIIASYFSVFMTDTMRIPAAAASMIMFVATLWDAVNDPMMGVLADRTKSKWGRYRPYFIVAPILLTIFGTLIWLNPDFSTNGKIIYVLVTYIGYGMTVTLYTMPQMAILPAHVKTDEQRNKVIMMGAGATAVMFTVGASFTPQMKAFFEGAFGVSNGYIPLMLVLGFFSCLSFWGLFATAKEKYIAPVSDTPLTQDLKKILRHKELTPFVIVWIMASMGYGLMFASSVFYMLYYLARPDLISIYMLIVSIGALVSMVVLMPICMRIFKTAQKTLFVTQIIAIICYVTLFFVGNKSMMLLYVITFIATAFASMSNALVNVLVNDAIDYVQFKDGITANGVISSIKGFAQKCGNTVTNSGILAVLAWAGYRAGEIGNQPESTLLAINFLRFGAPALAGAILLIALKFNPVEKHRADIQEMKDLIRDHSEDNHEA, from the coding sequence ATGGCAGAAAAGACAGAAGCAACAGTGTTGGTGGAAAATGAAACAAACGCACCAAAAGAAAAAGTCAGTAACCTATTTGCCTGGTCGCATGCTACGTCGGTAAGTGGAACCGCTATGTTGATAGCAGCCATTATTGCAAGTTATTTCTCGGTATTTATGACGGACACAATGAGGATCCCGGCCGCAGCAGCATCCATGATCATGTTTGTGGCGACTTTATGGGACGCAGTCAATGATCCGATGATGGGTGTTCTTGCCGATCGGACGAAATCAAAATGGGGCCGTTATCGCCCGTATTTCATCGTCGCACCGATTCTGCTCACCATTTTTGGGACACTGATTTGGCTGAATCCTGATTTCTCAACGAACGGCAAAATCATCTATGTGCTGGTGACCTATATCGGCTACGGCATGACGGTTACGCTGTATACGATGCCGCAGATGGCGATCTTGCCTGCACATGTGAAAACAGATGAGCAACGAAACAAAGTCATCATGATGGGCGCGGGCGCTACAGCGGTCATGTTCACAGTCGGCGCATCATTCACTCCGCAAATGAAAGCGTTCTTTGAAGGGGCATTCGGAGTATCGAACGGCTACATTCCATTGATGCTCGTTCTTGGATTTTTTTCCTGCCTCTCGTTCTGGGGCTTGTTTGCAACAGCGAAAGAAAAATACATCGCTCCTGTAAGCGATACGCCGCTCACACAAGATTTGAAGAAAATTCTGCGCCATAAAGAATTGACGCCGTTCGTCATCGTTTGGATCATGGCTTCGATGGGATACGGCTTGATGTTTGCGAGTTCCGTTTTCTATATGTTGTATTACTTGGCTCGTCCGGATCTGATCTCCATCTACATGCTGATCGTTTCCATAGGTGCTTTGGTTTCGATGGTTGTCTTGATGCCGATTTGTATGCGCATCTTTAAAACAGCCCAAAAAACACTGTTTGTAACGCAAATAATAGCAATCATCTGTTATGTGACGCTGTTCTTCGTGGGTAACAAGAGTATGATGCTGCTTTATGTCATCACTTTCATTGCGACGGCTTTTGCTTCAATGTCAAACGCTCTTGTGAATGTACTTGTGAACGATGCTATCGACTATGTTCAATTCAAAGACGGCATCACAGCAAACGGCGTTATTTCATCCATCAAAGGCTTTGCGCAGAAATGCGGAAATACCGTAACGAACTCAGGGATTCTGGCTGTGCTTGCTTGGGCAGGCTACAGAGCCGGTGAAATCGGCAACCAACCAGAGAGCACTCTGCTTGCCATCAACTTCCTGCGTTTCGGTGCACCAGCCTTAGCCGGAGCCATTCTGTTGATTGCCTTGAAGTTTAATCCTGTAGAAAAACACCGTGCGGATATCCAAGAAATGAAAGATCTTATCCGCGACCACAGCGAAGACAATCATGAAGCATAA
- a CDS encoding AraC family transcriptional regulator, whose amino-acid sequence MPYYITYGEFQKQMTDYYRQAGKRMQFTEMTDYLYRKGLLKQTLEIPNVTGIFENMSDDEFEDIIDSFVLFLTPQIPSTSSVVETDIIPHKRDVFVIRHPQFTRPNPHTHNFFEINYVVRGSCRFTFEDEISTLQEGELCIIAPSSKHDILIDDESIVYTIMLRKSSFDTIFFSLLSGKDLLSYFFRKILQDDTSPNFLLFKTDQNDQLKPLIRNAMVECHRYDNYSNSCCINWINLMFSNLLRNYSESMQFHNYHIGTDFSVILQYIQHHYQDLSLSRLAEEFHYSEPYLSTMIRENTGYNFTDLVRRLRLAHAIEYLENSNLKISEIAAQVGYKSTDHFSRVFRTTYQISPVQYRKQHAHTEDTFNPFT is encoded by the coding sequence ATGCCCTACTACATCACGTACGGTGAATTCCAAAAGCAAATGACCGATTATTACCGTCAGGCCGGCAAACGCATGCAGTTTACCGAGATGACGGACTATCTTTACCGTAAAGGTTTATTGAAACAAACGCTCGAAATACCCAATGTAACCGGCATTTTCGAGAACATGTCGGATGATGAGTTTGAGGATATCATCGATTCCTTTGTGCTTTTCCTGACGCCGCAGATCCCTTCAACGTCCTCTGTCGTCGAAACGGATATCATTCCTCACAAACGGGATGTGTTTGTTATCCGCCATCCCCAGTTCACCCGTCCGAATCCGCATACGCATAACTTTTTTGAAATCAATTACGTCGTGCGGGGCAGCTGTCGGTTCACTTTTGAGGATGAAATATCCACCTTGCAGGAAGGGGAACTTTGCATCATTGCGCCTTCCTCAAAGCATGATATTTTGATTGATGATGAATCGATTGTGTACACGATCATGCTCCGCAAAAGCTCCTTCGACACGATTTTCTTCTCGTTGTTGTCAGGAAAGGATCTGCTTTCTTACTTTTTCCGCAAAATCCTTCAGGATGATACAAGTCCCAATTTCCTTTTGTTCAAAACCGATCAGAACGACCAGCTGAAACCGCTTATCCGCAATGCCATGGTTGAATGCCATCGCTACGACAACTACAGCAACAGTTGCTGCATCAATTGGATCAACTTGATGTTCTCCAACTTGCTGCGCAATTACAGCGAGAGCATGCAATTCCATAACTATCACATCGGCACCGATTTTTCCGTGATCCTGCAGTACATCCAGCACCATTACCAGGATCTGTCGCTGTCCCGATTGGCCGAGGAATTCCATTACAGCGAGCCTTATCTGTCGACGATGATCCGGGAAAACACCGGCTACAATTTCACCGATCTGGTCCGGCGCCTGCGCTTGGCGCATGCGATTGAATATCTGGAGAACTCCAACCTGAAAATCAGCGAAATCGCCGCCCAGGTCGGCTACAAGTCGACCGATCATTTTTCGCGCGTATTCCGCACAACCTATCAGATTTCACCGGTGCAATACCGCAAACAACACGCGCACACAGAGGATACTTTCAATCCGTTCACTTAA